In Nostoc sp. UHCC 0926, a single genomic region encodes these proteins:
- a CDS encoding CTB family bacteriocin — MFHNLFIDVTEEQQESVAGGAAVFEDTYYSLLKLKTATISPVYSKSGPGGSSVSGGGVQTLSLSLIKSGTSFKALVD; from the coding sequence ATGTTTCACAATTTGTTTATCGATGTAACCGAAGAGCAACAAGAAAGCGTAGCTGGTGGTGCAGCAGTTTTCGAGGACACCTATTATTCTCTCTTGAAATTAAAAACTGCAACCATCTCGCCAGTATATAGTAAGTCTGGTCCTGGCGGCAGCAGTGTATCAGGTGGTGGCGTGCAAACATTAAGCCTAAGCTTGATTAAATCAGGTACTTCGTTTAAGGCATTGGTTGACTAG
- a CDS encoding CTB family bacteriocin produces MSHELFTDLSTEQQESVAGGAAVFEDTFYSLLKLKTATISPVYSMSGPGGSSVSGGGVQTLSLNLIKSGTSFKALVD; encoded by the coding sequence ATGTCACACGAACTATTTACCGATTTATCTACTGAACAACAAGAAAGCGTAGCTGGTGGTGCAGCAGTTTTCGAGGACACCTTTTATTCTCTTTTGAAATTAAAAACTGCAACCATCTCGCCAGTATATAGTATGTCTGGTCCTGGCGGCAGCAGTGTATCAGGTGGTGGCGTGCAAACATTAAGCCTAAACTTGATTAAATCAGGTACTTCGTTTAAGGCATTGGTTGACTAG